In Chrysoperla carnea chromosome 2, inChrCarn1.1, whole genome shotgun sequence, the following proteins share a genomic window:
- the LOC123292431 gene encoding translocon-associated protein subunit gamma → MSGKKENKAFTKEEELLLQDFSRNVSTKSSALFYGNAFIVSAIPIWLFWRIHMIDLYSSFISFILVTVGSTYLVAMAYRNTKFVLKHKIAVKREDAVTRDMNRKLAEDKKMSKKEKDERILWKKNEVADYEATTFSIFYNNALFLAIVIFASFYLLRSFTPAVNYILSVGTTAGLLALLSTGSQ, encoded by the exons atgtctggaaaaaaagaaaataaagctTTTACTAAAGAAGAAGAATTATTGCTTCAAGATTTCAGTCGAAATGTTTCCACAAAATCATCAGCTTTATTTTATGGTAATGCATTCATCGTATCGGCAATTCCAAtat GGTTATTCTGGAGAATCCATATGATTGATTTATACTCATCGTTTATCTCATTCATTTTGGTTACCGTTGGCTCTACATATTTAGTGGCAATGGCATATcgtaatacaaaatttgtattaaaacataaaattgctGTGAAACGTGAAGATGCTGTTACACGGGATATGAATCGTAAATTAGCAGAAGATAAAAAAATGAGCAAAAAAGAAAAGGATGAACGTATCTTATGGAAGAAAAATGAAGTTGCCGATTATGAAGCtacaacattttcaattttctacaataatGCATTATTTTTGGCTATTGTTATATTTGCCAGCTTCTATTTGCTTCGTTCATTTACACCAGCTGT TAATTACATTTTATCTGTAGGAACAACAGCAGGACTTTTAGCGTTATTATCGACTGGatcacaataa